A single genomic interval of Hevea brasiliensis isolate MT/VB/25A 57/8 chromosome 4, ASM3005281v1, whole genome shotgun sequence harbors:
- the LOC110643448 gene encoding uncharacterized protein LOC110643448, translated as MDASFGLPPPSINSDSPQEDEQMDLYLKIVKTVCLNLKGSETIKTLKALIHEKEGICEKNQDLFFDGNLLTDGQRLVDCGVRRNSTLHLIVQNSVAIKLFVKISSEQRIIVVEATACDTIHNIKLMIQSKQGILSDNFTLVHDGHLLEDERTLASLNIRSNSTIHLVFCQKEVLSIFVKAPDEENVTLRVKVMFTVDDVKAIFGSMVGISVSGWNLFYAGKQLEGSKTLAFYDIKEGSFLELLPTVMQIFVKTWIGKTLTLDVQERDTVKYIKEKLVQKLQIPIDLQSIVYAGRRLENDRDLASYGIQRHSTLHMVLAPSSTVIKMPLTDIGFELPATTDICSLKSKIQRKFHAPVKEVLFKGKALHDDHTLAYYNIEKDGQLVVIL; from the exons ATGGATGCATCCTTTGGTCTACCTCCTCCATCGATCAATTCCGATTCTCCCCAAGAAGATGAACAG ATGGATCTTTACTTGAAGATTGTAAAGACAGTATGTTTGAATTTAAAGGGGTCTGAGACAATTAAAACTCTAAAAGCGCTGATACATGAGAaggagggcatttgtgaaaagaATCAGGATCTGTTCTTTGATGGTAATCTGCTCACAGATGGTCAAAGGCTTGTTGATTGTGGTGTTCGGAGGAACTCTACTCTTCATCTTATTGTCCAGAATTCTGTTGCAATAAAATTATTTGTCAAAATATCATCTGAGCAGAGGATTATCGTGGTGGAAGCAACTGCTTGTGATACTATCCACAACATCAAATTGATGATTCAGTCAAAGCAGGGGATTCTGTCAGATAACTTCACTCTTGTCCATGATGGACATCTACTTGAAGATGAAAGGACTCTGGCCTCCCTCAATATAAGGAGCAATTCAACTATCCATTTGGTTTTTTGTCAGAAAGAAGTGCTATCCATTTTTGTGAAAGCACCTGATGAAGAGAACGTAACACTAAGAGTTAAAGTTATGTTTACCGTTGATGATGTCAAAGCAATTTTTGGTAGCATGGTTGGTATCTCAGTCAGTGGTTGGAATTTGTTTTATGCCGGAAAACAGCTTGAGGGTTCCAAAACCCTGGCCTTTTATGACATCAAAGAAGGATCTTTCTTGGAGTTGTTACCTACTGTGATGCAGATATTTGTTAAGACTTGGATTGGAAAAACCCTAACCCTTGATGTGCAGGAACGAGATACTGTGAAATATATCAAGGAAAAGCTTGTTCAGAAGCTGCAGATCCCCATTGATCTTCAGAGTATTGTATATGCTGGAAGGCGGCTTGAGAATGACCGGGATCTGGCAAGTTATGGCATCCAGAGGCACTCTACTCTGCATATGGTACTTGCTCCCAGTTCAACTGTTATTAAGATGCCGTTAACTGACATTGGCTTCGAGTTACCAGCTACTACTGATATTTGTAGTTTGAAGTCTAAGATCCAACGTAAATTCCATGCCCCAGTGAAGGAAGTGTTGTTCAAGGGGAAGGCATTGCATGATGACCACACTTTGGCTTATTACAATATTGAGAAGGATGGACAATTGGTTGTGATTCTTTGA
- the LOC110643442 gene encoding CRIB domain-containing protein RIC5 produces MKGFRKGFKYISQMFDEKEPEIQIGYPTDVKHVAHIGFDGPSASKPSWMNEFESSPQISNGTANCMEELKNLSILPPSPDISQGEKPKKKSRRPSTGADSPLNSPGRRSTEGSSKHSRRQTFTAGTDSPLNSPPKNSRRHRSSNNSMDSPGRDSPVNIRTTKRQLNSSLAVESPARDQPSIPRHSRGKKPKESRTKDKNSPADITDREPQESETAPAIKSYAGHLNSVLEAYE; encoded by the exons ATGAAAGGTTTCAGAAAAGGTTTCAAATATATCTCGCAAATGTTTG ATGAGAAAGAACCAGAAATACAAATTGGGTATCCTACAGATGTAAAGCATGTTGCTCATATTGGATTTGATGGTCCGTCTGCCTCTAAACCAAGCTGG ATGAATGAGTTTGAATCTTCTCCACAAATCTCAAATGGGACTGCAAATTGTATGGAAGAACTTAAGAACCTTTCAATACTTCCACCCTCACCAG ATATAAGCCAGGGTGAAAAGCCGAAGAAGAAGTCGAGACGCCCATCAACTGGTGCAGACTCACCCTTGAATTCCCCAGGTAGAAGAAGCACTGAAGGATCATCGAAACATTCCAGGCGCCAAACATTCACCGCTGGTACGGACTCACCTTTAAATTCCCCGCCAAAAAATTCCAGGCGCCACCGCTCTTCAAACAATTCGATGGATTCTCCGGGCAGAGATTCGCCAGTTAATATCCGGACCACAAAACGGCAACTGAATTCAAGTCTAGCGGTTGAATCACCAGCTCGTGACCAGCCCTCCATTCCAAGACATTCTCGGGGGAAAAAGCCCAAGGAATCAAGAACAAAAGACAAGAACTCTCCAGCAGACATCACTGATCGTGAACCTCAGGAGTCTGAAACTGCACCGGCAATAAAGAGTTATGCAGGCCATTTAAATTCAGTTTTGGAAGCATACGAATAA
- the LOC110643451 gene encoding glycolipid transfer protein 1, with the protein MAVQGTVFTPSLEGMKHVKSEQGEMLTKPFLDVCKLILPVIDKFGAAMALVKSDIGGNITRLEAKYSSDPTKYTHLYTMVQEEVDAKTAKGSSSCTNGLLWLTRAMDFLVELFRNLLAYADWTMSQACTDSYGKTLKKFHGWLASSSFTVAMKLAPDRKKFMEVIAGSGDIGSDMENFCATFSRFLEENHKFLASVGMDDLKAS; encoded by the exons ATGGCGGTTCAGGGAACAGTGTTTACACCGTCATTGGAAGGAATGAAACATGTGAAATCTGAGCAAGGAGAAATGCTCACCAAGCCTTTCTTGGATGTCTGCAAATTGATTTTGCCTGTTATCG ATAAGTTTGGAGCTGCTATGGCCCTTGTAAAATCTGATATCGGCGGTAACATAACG AGGTTGGAAGCCAAATATTCTTCCGATCCAACTAAATACACCCACTTGTACACTATGGTTCAAGAGGAGGTTGATGCTAAAACGGCCAAAGGATCATCTAGTTGTACCAATGGTCTCCTTTGGCTAACCAG AGCAATGGATTTCCTAGTGGAACTGTTCCGCAATTTACTTGCTTATGCAGACTGGACAATGTCACAAGCCTGTACAGATTCCTATGGCAAGACGCTGAAAAAATTTCACGGCTGGCTTGCTAGTTCAAGTTTCACT GTTGCTATGAAGCTTGCTCCAGATAGGAAGAAGTTCATGGAAGTGATAGCCGGCTCAGGTGATATTGGTTCTGACATGGAAAACTTTTGTGCAACCTTTTCACGTTTTCTTGAAGAGAATCACAAATTCCTG GCTAGTGTTGGAATGGATGATTTAAAAGCTTCATAA